Genomic window (Mycoplasmopsis citelli):
TTTCCATAACTGTAGTATTTATCACCAGCAATTCTACTATCATATGCTTGAGGCTTGAAATTTCCTGCTTCACTTCCAGAAGGTGGTGTCCCTATTATATATCCACCGGATAATTGTAAAAATGCAAATCCTTTTTCTTCGTCAATTCTAAAAATTCTTAAATATTCTGCATTTTTCGGTGACATAAGTGAAATATTAAATGTGATAGAAATTGAATCTTGATTTTGGAAATCAAATTCAAAGTTATTAAATTTGCTTCTATTTTCTCCATTTAAATATGCACTAAGACGACCGTTAATATAATTCATATTTTCAGTATTTGTTTTTACATTATTTAAAAATTTTACATTCGCAGTTTGGATTCCATTTTTTATTTCTGAATTTGATTCATCAAAATTAAAAATGGCTTTTTTCATTTTGCTATAAACTTTATTAATAACTTGATTTTTTAGTTGTTCACCGTTACTTCCATTTGATTGAGGGATGTTTCACCCTAATTCATCAACATCAGCAACCTCATATTTCGCTTTATATCCTGATTCGCCTTTTTCGTTAACAAAAATACTTGAATTTCCATCAGGAATTCGAATTGTATCTAATGTTTTAAAAGTCATTACAATATCTCTTTCAATTTGAATCTTATCGATATTTTGATTTTTCGATTCATATGAGTATACAACTTTAGCTTTAAGAGATTGACGATCAACTTCTTCTTGTATTGAATCTACGTTTTCAAACCAACCATTTTCATTATATTTTTTAATATACACCTTAAAATTAACTGAAGAAAACATAGATTTTGGTTCATCGGTATCAACAACATCTTTTTTAGTAAAAGCAAATTCTTTAAACATATTTAAAAATTCAATATTATTAGTTATTTCAAATAAATTATTATCTAACTTTGTGAATTCTTCAAATTTAGTACTAAACTTTTTACGGGTAATTTCATCCTTAGCAATAACAACTTTGTATTTTTTATCAAATTTTTGGTCAATATAATTGACAATCGGAGAAAGTGGGTTTTCTTTTTTAGGATCTTCATCAAGTTGTTTAAATAATAATTCTTTATTTTCTTCTTGCTTAATTCAGTCTTTATACGATGTTAATTGAGTTAAAAAATTAAATAGATAATTATCGAAATTACTACTTTTGTTTAAATTTGAAAAATCAATACTATTATCTGCATTTAATTTATCAATTTGTGTTAAAAATACTTGTTTGTAGTTTTCAAATTCCCTTTTAAGTTCATCAGTGTAACTCGAAGAAGTTGAATATCTAACATTTTGATAAAGATCTGCAAAAATTTCTTCAAGAGGGTTTTTATTAAGGGCATCAGTCATTGTTTCTTTGATATTTTCGATAAATTTGAGAAAATCTTTATTCAAAGAATTAATTAAAAGAGCGAAGTTAGCAATCGAGTAAGAATCTTGTTTATTTTCGATTGATGGATATAATCGTTCAAGTCTTTTAACTTGATCTTTAAATTTATTAAATTGAATTTCTAATTTTTCAACTTCGTTATATTGATAAAAATTAATTGTTTTTCCAGTAAGACTATTACTTAGTTCATCAAATTTTTTTACAAATTTAACATAAAATCCTGGTTGACTCCCTGATGATGAAGAACTTTGAGAAGAATTAATTTTTTCTTTGAAAGCTTCTTTAACTTTTTTTAAAAATTCGTCAATAATTTTATCTTTATCTTGTTCAATTACTGAAATAAGCAAATTAATTTTAGTAATGTAGTTTTTAGTGCTGTTAAAATCAATGTCTAAAGCATTATCAATTAAATTTTTAAACCTTAAAATTGGGACATATTTTTGATAATTTATATTTGCACCTGATCTAACTTCTACTTTTGTGGGAGCAAAGTTGTTAAAATAATCTAAAATCGTAGTTTTAATAGTTTGAACTTTATTTTTAGCTTTTTCGTATAAGTTAAAAATTTGATCTTCAAAAGCTTTTTTAGCATTTTTTAAAGAAAGATTGATTTCTGAATACGAAAGTGAATCCTTATTAGTAATAGAATCTTTAAGATTTTTGATTCCATTTGAAATAAAATTATTTACATATCCATTATTATTTTTAGAAGAATTAAAAATATTAGCATTTTTATCAATATAACTTTTAACTTGATTATTATCATTATATTGCTCTAAAAGCTGGTCTTTTTTAGCTTGGACTAAATCACTAATATTTCTATTAATTGTGCGTAAAAGTTTAACTTTACTTTCTTCGTCATTACTTGAATTAGTTAGTAATTTATCAACATCATTTTCTGAATTTAAAATTTTTTCAAGCTCTAAAAATTTGCTTTTGACTTTTAAACTGTCCAAAGAATCATCTTTTAAAGATATATAATTTTGAGCTTCCTTATATGCTTTTCTTAGCTTAATAGCATTTTCTAAAACATAAGAAATTAATGAATTCTTAGCAATATTATTTAATTTAGAATCAACATTTTTAACATCATCAAAATATTGATTAAATAAGGTTTGATAATCTTGATTTTCTTTGCTAAAATCATCTCAAAAATTATCAAGTTTATTTTTAATAAGCACTTTATCAGATTCTTCTAAAATTGTATCTTTATTATAAAGATTTCGAGTTTTTTGTCATTCAGATAATAACTTTAATTTGTAATATTTTTGCTGAATTTCCTTGGTAATATTTTCAATTGATTCTTCTCCACTTAAATTCATTTTTTCGGTGTTTTGATAATACTCTTTAGCTTTTTTGATTGATGCTTTTGCTTCATTTAATGCATTAATTATTTTCTCATCTTCACTAAAAATTGTTTTTTCCAAGCTACTTAAATCATGCTCTTTTTGAGATAAATCTTTTAAGGATTCAAGTTTATTTTTAATAATATCCACTTGATTTCTATATTTATTAAGATCGTCATTTTGGCCTGATGAATTATTGTTTTGAGTAATTAAATTTTTTAGCAAAGTATTTAATGTTTCTTTAAGTTCACCTTGGTTTAAAAAATCAGAATTCTCTTTTAAAAGATCTTTAATTAAGCGATTAGTTTTTGCTCGATATAAATGTTTTGTTTCAATCTCTGATTTTGCTTTTAAAATTGCTTCTGAAACTCTTTGGGCTTCTTTTTGATAATCTTCAACAGAAAGAGAATTTAAGTTATATAAAGAATTTTGAGAATTATTTGCACTAGGAATATTGCTTGTTAATATATTTTTCAAAGAATCTATATCAGCCTTGCTTGCACTGGAAGTTGTCGATGAATAGTCTTTAATTAGATCCAAAATCAAATTATTTGAATCAACAACATTTTTAAATGCATTCATTTTTTTTGATAATTCATCAAGTTTTTCATTATTTAAATCTTTTTTTGCTTCTTCTGAAAATAAATTTAAATAATTATTTAAATTTGTTGATAAATTATCATTATTCAAAATTCTAAATTAAATGTATTTAAACTAGTAATCTTGTTAATTTCTTCTAGTTTATTACTCAAAGATTCTGCTTTTTGTAATTTTTGAGTTGATTCATTAATTTTATTTAATAAATCTTTGTAATTATTAGCTTTATCTAAATTTTTAAAATAATTACTTTGAGTTTGAGAAATTAAATCATTAAGATTTTTCTTATATTCACTAATTAAAGGCGAATTAGTGTTTTTTAATGAATTAATTTTATCATTTGCTATTCCAACAGCTTTAGCAACTTCTGAAATTGGAACAACCAAATCATTAAGTTTTTTAACTTTTTCTCGAACGCTAGCAAAAGAAGTATCGTTACTATTTTCTAATTCTTTTTTTAAAGAATTAACATAATCATTTAATTGAATTTTTACTTGAGTATCAAAGCTTGATCCCAATTTTTCTTCAAAGCGTTGAATAATTCCTGCAGGACCAGAAGAATTATTATCTAAAACTTTGTTTAAATTAGAACGTTTTAATTCAATTGTAGCATTTGAATTGTATGATGATTCTAAAATTTCTTTTTTATCTGAAGGATTTGAATAATCACTTTCTGAAGATAACTGATTTTTTTCTAAAACATCTTTTAAAGCTTGGATTTTTGTCGCATTTTGTGCTTTTTCAGAACTATCTTTTTCTAGTTCATTAATATATTCAACAACATTTTTCTGGGTATTAAATAATTCAAAAAATGTATCAGCATTATTTGCAAGATTTTTAACTTCATCTAAAGAAAGGTTAGAATTTTCAATTTTATCTTTTAAATGCCCTTCAAATTTTTGTTTTTGTTCTTTGATTTTTACATATAATGGATTGCTATTTGAACTAAAAGTATTTTCGAAAGTTTCGATATCTTTAAGTTTGTTTAAAACTAAATCTTTATAAAAAGCAATTTGAGCTTTTTCTTGATAAGACTGAAGATTTTCTTTATTATCATCAGTTTTTTTGGCATTATAAGTTTCTTTTAATTTTTGATAGTAATTACCAAAATTATAATTAGAATGAAGATTTTTAAGTTTTGATATATCTGAATCTAGTGATGAAAATTGCTCGTCACTTTTTGTTATAGCTTCATTATATGAGTGTAAAATTTCTTCTTTTTTGCGCTTAAGAAGCTCAAACTCAACATCAATTTTAGCTTTTTCCTCTTGAAGTTGTTCTTCAGTTAGGTTTTTGTTGTTTAAAATTGAATTACTTTTTTGCGCAATCGAAGTAATTTCTCCACTAATTTTTTCAAAAATCTTTTTATCTTTGTCTTTTAAAAGATCATTAATTTTTGAATATGAATTTAAAAACTCTTTTTTAGTTTCAATACTTTCTTGAGCTGTTTTTAAATTTTGAATTTTAGCTTCGATTTCCTCTTCACTATCAGTAGATTCAAGTTTATTCTCATTTAATAAATTAGCAATATATTCAGAAATTAAAGACTTTGAATTTTTATCAGAACTTTGATATTTATTAAGTAATTCATTTGAAAGATTTGCTAATTGATTTATTTTTTCTAGTTTATTAGCAATTTTAGTTGTTTCTTCTAAAGTAAGATTTTTTGAATTTTCTAAAGCATAATCATTAATTTTTTTAATAGCTTCTGAGTAGCTAGGGTTGTGATTAGTGCTTTTTTGGTTATTGTAATTTTGGATTGAAAAATTAATTTTTTGAATTTTATCTTGTTCGTATGCAAGTAAAATTTCATTTTCTAAACCATTTAAACTGTTTTTAATTTGGTTAAATTGTTCAGGATCAGGAATATTTGTTGAATCACTTAATTGAGCAATTAAATCATCAAACTTTTGAATTTGTTCTAACGCATCTTGAATTTTCTTTTGAGTTTTTACATCACTATATTGAGCACTAGATTTTTCTCCAATAATTTCAAGAAGTTTTTCCTTTACATTTTCAGCTTCAAATAAATCATTTGAAAGATCAATTAATTTATTTGTAATTTTACTTGATTCGTTATTAGAAAAGTTATTTGAATCACTAAGTAATTGATTATAAAGTTCATTTAAAGCTTTTGCCCCTGGAGTTGAAGGATTATCTCCATAATTTTGATAAAGTTTATCCTTTAATTCTTCAATTTTTTCATTTAATAATCTCGAAGTATCTGCATCCTTAAGTTCTTTAAATGACAAATTAAGTTGTTCAATAAATCCTTGAACTTGCTCATTTGTTGCATAAACATTTTTAAACAACTCCAAAATTTCTATTTGAAATGCTTGAATATTATCAGTATAAGGTTTTAAAATAACAGAATTATCACTTTGCATTACAGTATTTACAAATGCTTGCACTTGTTTTTGTAAAAGTGAAAGATCTCTGAATTTATTTGCTGTATTAATTAAATTTTGTAATTTATTTGTAAGTTCTTCAACTTTTTGAGCAGTTAAAGGGTTTCCATCACCGGTGTTAATCTTGCTCCGAAGATCTTTAAGTTGCTCTTTAACTTCATTATAAAGATTGATTCTACTTTGTTCACCACCACTTGGAACATAATTTTCTTCATCACTTGAAAAAACTGCTTTTAAATAATCATCAGCTGAATCACTTCAATTTTCAGCCACAGTTTGATTATAAGCACTTTCTAAATTTTGTAATTTAAAATGGTTGTTTTTAATTTTTTCCACAATTTCTGAAGTTGAAACAGTAGCAAAATCTTTTAATATCTCAGTTAGATTTTGGTCAATTTTTTCAAATTTAGCAATTAGCTCATCATTAACATTAGTTTTATGTTTTTTGAGCATTTTAATTTTGTTTTCAATTAAATAATTTAGATTTTTTAGGTGATCTTTCAAAATCATTCTCAATGATTCGTTAAACTTATCTTTAATTGAACTTAGATAAGATGAACTCACCTCATTTAAGTAAGTTTTTATCACTTGATTTTTAAGTTCAGATAATTGATTTTGAACTTGATTGTTAGTAAATTTTAAAGCTTTTATATCGTTAATTTGTGCTTCAACTAACATTAATTCATTGTTTAAATATCCAAGAGTATGTAATTCTTGATTAACTAAATTATAAAAATCAAAAAGTTCTTTTGCTTGTTCTTTAGGTCAAAGATTCTTACTAATAATGCTTGTAATTTGAGATTTTAGCATTATTGCTTTTTTGCTTATAATAATTTTGTTTTGTAATGCTAAATCAATTTCTGAATTTGCTTGATTAATTATTTGATTTGAAAATTTTAATGCATAAAATTCACTAAATACACTAGCTTTTCTAGAAATAAGTTCATGTTTATCATTAATTTCAAGTGCCTTAACAATTAAATTGTTAATTCAATTTTTGTTATTTTTTAATAAAGGGTTTAATTCTTCAAGATAAACATTTAAATTGCTTAAAACACTTTTAATTTCTTCAAGTGTTCTTTTTTCATCTGAAATTTGGTGATAAAAAGTTACTACAGTATTTCGAATTTGATTAATATCATTTTCATTTAAAGCTAAATTTA
Coding sequences:
- a CDS encoding rhoptry family protein, which produces MIKINNKRILKNSFIISSTLAGFSAIGVGATLFSLHSKETVENTTVYGNLLQAENLFKIYSPYIDVSEQEKTKFNDDFQQAKEGWKSKNKNLKEKLSIADTTLEKILNFYIENIDKINIKDQKNEIFWNEVLKNQLNRIREIDLQKQHKHLKEDARNKFLEILKTTNYEQKQQHLKTLASQISEYVVSQNKILNPFIEILEGASSKLEKVPYEGLKKDLAKSLKPLYLRIISNDIHLNEVQIASQRTSEEILKLDQMLSKIQKEINEIDEYLNLIEPHIENSAYTQLQKQNIESFVEWAKMNLNLALNENDINQIRNTVVTFYHQISDEKRTLEEIKSVLSNLNVYLEELNPLLKNNKNWINNLIVKALEINDKHELISRKASVFSEFYALKFSNQIINQANSEIDLALQNKIIISKKAIMLKSQITSIISKNLWPKEQAKELFDFYNLVNQELHTLGYLNNELMLVEAQINDIKALKFTNNQVQNQLSELKNQVIKTYLNEVSSSYLSSIKDKFNESLRMILKDHLKNLNYLIENKIKMLKKHKTNVNDELIAKFEKIDQNLTEILKDFATVSTSEIVEKIKNNHFKLQNLESAYNQTVAENWSDSADDYLKAVFSSDEENYVPSGGEQSRINLYNEVKEQLKDLRSKINTGDGNPLTAQKVEELTNKLQNLINTANKFRDLSLLQKQVQAFVNTVMQSDNSVILKPYTDNIQAFQIEILELFKNVYATNEQVQGFIEQLNLSFKELKDADTSRLLNEKIEELKDKLYQNYGDNPSTPGAKALNELYNQLLSDSNNFSNNESSKITNKLIDLSNDLFEAENVKEKLLEIIGEKSSAQYSDVKTQKKIQDALEQIQKFDDLIAQLSDSTNIPDPEQFNQIKNSLNGLENEILLAYEQDKIQKINFSIQNYNNQKSTNHNPSYSEAIKKINDYALENSKNLTLEETTKIANKLEKINQLANLSNELLNKYQSSDKNSKSLISEYIANLLNENKLESTDSEEEIEAKIQNLKTAQESIETKKEFLNSYSKINDLLKDKDKKIFEKISGEITSIAQKSNSILNNKNLTEEQLQEEKAKIDVEFELLKRKKEEILHSYNEAITKSDEQFSSLDSDISKLKNLHSNYNFGNYYQKLKETYNAKKTDDNKENLQSYQEKAQIAFYKDLVLNKLKDIETFENTFSSNSNPLYVKIKEQKQKFEGHLKDKIENSNLSLDEVKNLANNADTFFELFNTQKNVVEYINELEKDSSEKAQNATKIQALKDVLEKNQLSSESDYSNPSDKKEILESSYNSNATIELKRSNLNKVLDNNSSGPAGIIQRFEEKLGSSFDTQVKIQLNDYVNSLKKELENSNDTSFASVREKVKKLNDLVVPISEVAKAVGIANDKINSLKNTNSPLISEYKKNLNDLISQTQSNYFKNLDKANNYKDLLNKINESTQKLQKAESLSNKLEEINKITSLNTFNLEFWIMIIYQQI